The following are from one region of the Qipengyuania flava genome:
- a CDS encoding DUF1467 family protein, with product MQWTSILAIYFLFFVFCAFVLLPFGVRTHDEAGVEKVPGQADSAPVEFRAGRLVMRAAILSAVVTTVYVLNYINGWITVDDLIFWGPSFEN from the coding sequence ATGCAGTGGACCAGTATCCTGGCGATCTATTTCCTGTTCTTTGTCTTCTGCGCCTTCGTGTTGCTACCCTTCGGCGTGCGCACACATGACGAAGCGGGCGTCGAGAAAGTGCCGGGACAGGCCGACAGCGCGCCGGTGGAATTCCGCGCGGGCAGGCTGGTGATGCGCGCCGCGATCCTCTCGGCGGTCGTGACCACGGTTTACGTGCTCAATTACATCAACGGATGGATTACCGTCGACGACCTCATTTTCTGGGGCCCGAGCTTCGAAAACTAA